One Dermacentor andersoni chromosome 6, qqDerAnde1_hic_scaffold, whole genome shotgun sequence genomic window carries:
- the LOC129382536 gene encoding ubiquitin-conjugating enzyme E2 Z-like gives MYLLRTRWDIKYIMADPPPRIHIASEENIGHINALVVGSSVTPYEGGLLRFHIACPNEYPIESPRVHFLTTDAGLVQLNSNLYPNGESLLTYDPFYEPYVTKEMHQEAVNKYEVFVHHDVVRVAVCNAVESCLEDNSSHPAVLREKVLELFLEFYDR, from the exons ATGTACCTCCTTAGGACCAGGTGGGACATCAAGTACATCATGGCTGACCCGCCACCAAGAATTCACATTGCGTCAGAGGAGAACATCGGCCATATTAATGCCCTGGTGGTGGGATCTTCAGTCACGCCGTATGAGGGCGGGCTTCTGCGATTCCACATCGCGTGTCCGAACGAATATCCGATCGAATCGCCCAGAGTTCATTTCCTGACCACAGACGCTGGCCTTGTGCAGCTAAACTCGAACCTATACCCGAACGGCGAG TCACTGCTCACCTACGACCCTTTCTACGAGCCTTACGTCACCAAAGAAATGCACCAGGAAGCTGTGAACAAATACGAAGTCTTCGTGCACCATGATGTTGTGAGAGTAGCAGTGTGCAACGCGGTGGAAagctgcctcgaggacaactctTCGCATCCGGCAGTGCTTCGGGAGAAAGTGCTGGAGTTGTTCCTGGAGTTCTACGACAGGTGA